The proteins below come from a single Burkholderia humptydooensis genomic window:
- a CDS encoding glutaredoxin family protein, with protein sequence MRDALAPVAAECSASVDYVDIDAEPALVARYDEDVPVLLLDGVEVCRHRFDEARVREALARRGA encoded by the coding sequence ATGCGCGACGCGCTCGCGCCGGTGGCGGCCGAATGCTCGGCGAGCGTCGATTATGTCGACATCGACGCGGAGCCGGCGCTCGTCGCGCGCTATGACGAGGACGTGCCGGTGCTGCTGCTCGACGGTGTCGAGGTATGCCGGCACCGGTTCGACGAGGCGCGGGTCAGGGAAGCGCTCGCGCGGCGCGGGGCGTGA